The following nucleotide sequence is from Kiritimatiellia bacterium.
TGTACGCGCTGCTCCGGTGGCTGCCCGGCTCGTGGTGGGTCTGGGCGACGGTGTTCTACGTGTTCTTCGCCGTGGTGCTCTCGTCCCTGGCGCCGGTCCTGATCCTCCCGCTGTTTCACCGGATCGAGCCGCTCGACCAGCCCGAGCTGGTCGCCGCGGCGGAGGCCCAGGCGCGGCAGGCGGGGGTGCGGGTGCTCGGGGTGTTCCGCTGGGGGCTGGAGGAAAAGACCGAGACGGCCAACGCCGCGCTCGCCGGGCTCGGCCGTACGCGCCGCATCCTGCTGGGCGACACGCTGCTGAAGGGATACTCGCGGGACGAGATCCTGTCCATCCTGGCCCACGAGCTGGGCCATTACCGCCACCGGGACATCGCCCGGCTGATCGCGGCGGGAACGATCCTGGCCGCGCTGGGCTTCTTCGCCGCGCAGGCCGCCCTGAAGGGCCTGGTCGCGGGGTTCGGCTTCGCCGGGCCGGCGGACATCGCCTCCTTTCCCCTGATGATCGTCTGCCTCTTCCTCTTCTCGCTGATCGCCATGCCGTTCTCCAACGCCTACTCGCGCCGCCGGGAGCTCGCCGCGGACGCGTACGCCGTGCGCGCCACGGGGTCGGCCGGGCCGCTGGTCTCGGCGCTGAACAAGCTCGCGGCCCAGAACCTGGCCGTGCGCCGGCCGGCCGCCTGGCTGGAGTTTCTGCTCTACAGCCATCCCTCCATCGATCGCCGGATCGAGCAGGCGCAAGCGGCGGAAAAAGCGCCGGGAGAGACCGCCCGACACCCCGGCGCGTAAATCCGAAATTCGAAAAGCGGGAAACGGAACGCCCGGGTTCCGTTCTTTCTGAAATGCTCCGCCTTCGGATTTGTTTCGGATTTCGACATTCGGATTTCGAATTTTCTTGTTGTTGCGCTTGTATCCGCCCCGCGATCGCTCATAATGGGCGGCAACGGGTAAACGCGGACCCGGCTTCGTCCCGATGCGGCATCGGAACTGCGCCGGGGTAAAGCCCGGCTTCGTCCCGTCGTCGCGGGGCTGCGCCGGGGAGGCACGGATCGGGCGGTGGACGACTTTCTGGTTTTCGAAAACGTCTCGAAAAGTTTCGGCAAGGTCCGGGCGGTCGCGGACGTTTCGCTGACCATCCGGCGGGGCGAGTTTTTTTCCCTGCTCGGCCCGAGCGGCTGCGGCAAGACCACCCTCCTGCGGATCCTCGCGGGCTTCGAGGGCCCGGACAGCGGGCGCGTGCTGCTCAACGGCCGGGACGTCACCCAGCTCGCGCCGAACGAGCGCAAGGTCAACACCATCTTCCAGAGCTACGCCCTCTTCCCGCACCTGACCGTCGCCCAGAACATCGCGTTCGGCCCGCAGATCGCCGGCTGGCCCCGCGCGCAGATCCGGGAGGAGGTGGACAAGATGCTCCACCTCGTCCAGCTCGCGGACCAGGCGCACAAGCGGCCCGACCTGTTGAGCGGCGGGCAGAAGCAGCGCGTCGCCATCGCGCGCGCGCTGATCAACAAGCCCCAGGTGCTGCTGCTGGACGAGCCGCTCGCCGCGCTGGACCTGAAGCTGCGCCAGCGGATGCTGATCGAGCTGGACCTGATCCACGACGAGGTCGGCATCACGTTCGTGTACGTCACGCACGACCAGGGCGAGGCCATGAGCTTGAGCGACCGCATCGCGGTGATGGACAAGGGCCGCATCGAGCAGGTCGGCACGCCCGCGCAGATCTACGAGGCTCCGCGCAGCAGCTTCGTGGCCGCCTTCATCGGCGACACGAACTTCTTCGAGGGGCAGGTGGTGGAACTGCTCGGCGGCGACTACAGCCGGCTGACCGTGGAGGGGTTCCCGTCCGTCGAGTGCTTCAACGACAACAAGCTCAACGTCGGCGACCTGGTGTACTTGAGCATCCGGCCCGAGAAGT
It contains:
- a CDS encoding M48 family metalloprotease, producing MSDTPAPAPAPDDDLRARRYESLHNRLFLLRAALTLGLVWAYLLTGASAALAAGLHARFGGWWPLVNGLYTLITLFGFSALMFPLSYFSDYVIERRYGLSHQSPEGWFLDYLKTLGLELLLGVVFFSVLYALLRWLPGSWWVWATVFYVFFAVVLSSLAPVLILPLFHRIEPLDQPELVAAAEAQARQAGVRVLGVFRWGLEEKTETANAALAGLGRTRRILLGDTLLKGYSRDEILSILAHELGHYRHRDIARLIAAGTILAALGFFAAQAALKGLVAGFGFAGPADIASFPLMIVCLFLFSLIAMPFSNAYSRRRELAADAYAVRATGSAGPLVSALNKLAAQNLAVRRPAAWLEFLLYSHPSIDRRIEQAQAAEKAPGETARHPGA
- a CDS encoding ABC transporter ATP-binding protein yields the protein MDDFLVFENVSKSFGKVRAVADVSLTIRRGEFFSLLGPSGCGKTTLLRILAGFEGPDSGRVLLNGRDVTQLAPNERKVNTIFQSYALFPHLTVAQNIAFGPQIAGWPRAQIREEVDKMLHLVQLADQAHKRPDLLSGGQKQRVAIARALINKPQVLLLDEPLAALDLKLRQRMLIELDLIHDEVGITFVYVTHDQGEAMSLSDRIAVMDKGRIEQVGTPAQIYEAPRSSFVAAFIGDTNFFEGQVVELLGGDYSRLTVEGFPSVECFNDNKLNVGDLVYLSIRPEKFRISREKPEPAPHVNAVQGRVADVIYLGSLTKYWVRAQDYRIAVWRPASRFLLDENPITWNDEVWISWHGDDSFMLERYSESDEKLMESPPDQVGDPSGRGAAKP